In one Drosophila pseudoobscura strain MV-25-SWS-2005 chromosome X, UCI_Dpse_MV25, whole genome shotgun sequence genomic region, the following are encoded:
- the LOC4813422 gene encoding gustatory receptor for sugar taste 64c-like: MKQVATRNTLQHAIGPFMVVAQFFGVLPVSGIWPSSPAEKVSFRWFSLSFLAAVGIFVFSIMDCVLSSKVVLDHGLKIYTIGSLSFSVICIFCFGVFLQVSRRWPHLIQRTAECEQIFMQPGYECCFGRRFSRRLRLWGVILFVAALCEHCTYVASALYNNHLQIVECKLNVNFWLNYFQRERQQLFLVLQFSSWWIPFIEWTTVSMTFVWNFVDIFLILNFRGLQMRFQQMHWRIRQNAFQRMPNEFWQTVRCDFLDLNDLLSIYDKELSGLIVLSCAHNMYFVCVQIYHSFQSKGNYADELYFWFCLFYVILRVLNMMFAASSIPQEAKAISDTLYEIPTEFWSVELRRLNEVLISENFALSGKGYFFLTRRLIFAMVGTLMVYELVLINQMAGTVSQKSFCDGGVGSSKSVFA; this comes from the exons ATGAAGCAGGTCGCGACTAGAAACACGCTTCAGCATGCCATTGGACCAT TCATGGTTGTGGCACAATTCTTTGGTGTGCTGCCAGTGTCGGGGATCTGGCCAAGTTCGCCTGCGGAGAAGGTAAGCTTTCGCTGGTTCTCCCTGTCGTTTCTTGCGGCCGTTGGAATATTCGTCTTCTCCATTATGGACTGCGTTCTTTCCTCCAAAGTGGTGCTCGATCATGGCCTAAAGATCTATACTATTG GTTCTCTCAGCTTCAGCGTGATTTGCATCTTTTGCTTTGGAGTCTTCCTCCAGGTCTCCCGTCGCTGGCCGCATCTCATTCAACGGACAGCGGAGTGCGAGCAGATCTTCATGCAGCCCGGCTACGAATGCTGCTTTGGCCGTCGCTTCAGTCGTCGCCTGCGGCTCTGGGGAGTGATTCTCTTCGTGGCCGCTCTCTGCGAACATTGCACCTACGTGGCCAGCGCCTTGTACAACAATCATCTGCAGATTGTCGAGTGCAAGCTGAATGTAAACTTTTGGTTGAACTACTTTCAGCGCGAGCGCCAGCAGCTCTTTCTAGTGCTCCAATTCTCCTCCTGGTGGATACCCTTCATCGAGTGGACCACCGTCTCGATGACTTTTGTGTGGAACTTTGTAGACATATTTCTAATTCTGAACTTTCGGGGATTGCAGATGCGCTTCCAGCAGATGCACTGGCGCATCCGCCAGAATGCCTTCCAGCGGATGCCAAACGAATTCTGGCAGACAGTGCGGTGCGATTTTCTGGATCTGAACGATCTGCTCAGCATCTATGACAAAGAACTATCTGGACTTATAGTCCTCTCCTGTGCCCACAACATGtactttgtgtgtgtgcagatATATCACAGTTTTCA ATCCAAGGGAAACTATGCCGATGAGCTTTACTTCTGGTTCTGCCTGTTTTATGTCATTCTGCGGGTCTTGAATATGATGTTTGCTGCCTCTTCCATACCCCAGGAGGCCAAGGCCATATCGGACACTCTCTACGAAATACCCACGGAATTTTGGAGCGTGGAACTCAGGCGCCTAAACGAGGTCTTGATCTCGGAGAACTTTGCCCTCAGCGGCAAGGGCTACTTTTTTCTGACTCGAAGGCTGATATTTGCA ATGGTCGGCACCTTAATGGTCTACGAGCTGGTTCTGATCAACCAAATGGCTGGAACTGTGAGCCAGAAGAGCTTCTGTGACGGCGGTGTCGGCTCCTCCAAGAGCGTATTTGCCTAA
- the Gr64b gene encoding gustatory receptor for sugar taste 64b → MPQGETFHRAVSKVLFISQIYGLLPVSNVRALDVEDIRYRWLSPRIFYSALIIALNICEFGAVLNYVGQVAINFHNSSTLSLYVVCLLEHFFFWRLAIQWPSIMRSWHSVEQLFLRVPYRFYGEYRMKKRIYIVFSVVMLSALAEHCLLLTNSFHLSNMERTQCKNNVTYFESIYRWERPHLYMILPYHFWMLPFLEWINETIAYPRSFTDCFIMCIGIGLAARFHQLYRRIAAVHRKVMPAVFWTEVRQHYLALKRLVRLLDAAIAPLVLLAFGNNMSFICFQLFNSFKNIGVDFMVMLAFWYSLVFAVVRTLLTIFVASSINDFERKIVTALRDVPSRAWSIEVQRFSEHLGNDMTALSGSGFFYLTRSLVLAMGTTIITYELMISDVINQGGIRQKTQYCREF, encoded by the exons ATGCCGCAGGGCGAAACATTCCATCGGGCGGTCTCGAAAG TTCTTTTCATTTCACAAATCTATGGCCTGCTGCCTGTAAGTAATGTCCGAGCCTTGGATGTGGAAGACATACGCTATCGATGGCTTTCCCCACGCATATTCTACTCCGCACTCATCATAGCATTGAATATCTGCGAATTTGGTGCCGTGTTAAATTATGTGGGACAGGTGGCCATCAATTTTCACAACTCTAGTACTCTGTCGCTATAtgttgtctgtctgttggagcactttttcttttggcgCTTGGCCATCCAGTGGCCCAGCATCATGCGCTCGTGGCATAGCGTGGAGCAGCTTTTTCTGCGCGTGCCCTATCGCTTCTATGGGGAGTACAGGATGAAGAAACGCATCTACATTGTGTTTTCAGTGGTCATGTTATCGGCTTTGG CGGAGCACTGTCTGCTGCTCACAAACTCCTTTCATCTCAGCAACATGGAGCGCACGCAGTGCAAGAATAATGTCACCTACTTCGAGAGTATCTACAGGTGGGAGCGTCCACATCTCTACATGATTCTGCCATATCATTTTTGGATGCTCCCCTTTTTGGAGTGGATAAACGAGACCATTGCCTATCCGCGCTCCTTCACTGACTGCTTTATTAtgtgcattggcattggcctgGCCGCACGATTCCACCAACTCTATCGACGCATTGCTGCTGTTCACAGAAAGGTCATGCCAGCTGTGTTCTGGACTGAAGTGCGGCAGCATTATCTGGCCCTCAAGCGTCTGGTGCGTCTCCTGGATGCCGCCATTGCACCGCTTGTACTGCTGGCATTTGGCAATAATATGTCCTTCATATGCTTTCAGCTCTTTAATAGTTTCAA AAACATTGGCGTGGACTTTATGGTGATGCTGGCCTTCTGGTATTCCCTGGTCTTTGCAGTAGTACGCACCTTGCTGACGATTTTTGTGGCCTCTTCAATCAATGATTTTGAGCGAAAGATTGTAACGGCTCTGCGGGATGTTCCCAGCAGGGCATGGTCCATTGAG GTTCAGCGCTTCAGCGAGCATCTGGGTAATGATATGACGGCCCTATCCGGCAGTGGCTTCTTCTACCTCACACGCTCACTTGTCCTGGCT ATGGGCACTACCATCATCACCTATGAGCTGATGATATCGGATGTGATCAACCAGGGCGGCATCAGGCAAAAGACTCAATACTGTAGAGAATTCTAA
- the Gr64a gene encoding gustatory receptor for sugar taste 64a isoform X1 yields the protein MEGPALNARKTGPKRRHESLLRTLAQPANTVPKLADKTHLEFNVITSEKLPEYARLDIFHRAVYPFMFLAQCFAVMPLTGIREPNPRRVRFTYKSLPMVVTLTFIAAALMMELAMLKHLLQIGINAKNFVGLVFFGCVLLACVVFIRLARRWPPLIRYWTRTELVFTRAPYEMPKRNLYRRVQLAGMMIIGLSLGEHAMYQVSAILSYKRRVNLCSAAANITAVTSFEDYITLNYDYVFQWLPYSPIIASLILLINGACTFVWNYMDLFIMMVSKGLAYRFEQITARIRKLEHEEVAESTFIEIREHYVKMCELLEYVDSSMSSLILLSCVNNLYFVCYQLLNVFNKLRWPINYVYFWYSLLYLIGRTAFVFLTAADINEESKRGLGVLRRVSSKSWCVEVERLIFQMTTQTVALSGKKFYFLTRRLLFGMAGTIVTYELVLLQFDEPNRRKGLLPLCA from the exons ATGGAAGGACCTGCCTTGAATGCGCGCAAAACAGGACCCAAAAGGAGGCATGAGTCATTACTGAGGACTCTGGCACAACCGGCGAACACTGTGCCAAAGCTGGCGGATAAAACGCACCTGGAATTCAATGTGATTACCAGCGAGAAGCTGCCAGAGTATGCCCGGCTGGACATCTTTCATCGTGCTGTATATCCAT TCATGTTCCTGGCCCAGTGCTTTGCTGTGATGCCCTTGACTGGCATCCGGGAGCCCAATCCGCGACGAGTTCGCTTTACCTACAAATCGTTGCCCATGGTCGTTACGCTCACGTTTATTGCAGCCGCTTTGATGATGGAACTGGCCATGCTCAAGCACTTACTGCAGATAGGCATTAATGCCAAGAATTTTG TAGGTCTTGTGTTCTTTGGGTGCGTGTTGCTTGCTTGCGTTGTCTTTATTCGTTTGGCCCGACGTTGGCCTCCGCTGATCCGCTATTGGACACGCACGGAGCTGGTCTTCACCAGGGCGCCCTACGAAATGCCCAAAAGGAACCTATACAGACGCGTGCAGTTGGCTGGCATGATGATCATTGGACTGTCGTTGG GGGAACATGCCATGTACCAGGTTTCTGCAATTCTTAGCTACAAGCGGCGTGTAAATTTGTGCTCTGCGGCGGCCAACATTACAGCTGTGACCAGCTTCGAGGACTATATTACCTTGAACTATGATTATGTGTTTCAATGGCTGCCCTACAGCCCCATCATTGCTTCTTTAATACTG CTTATCAATGGAGCCTGCACTTTTGTGTGGAACTACATGGATCTGTTCATCATGATGGTCAGCAAAGGACTTGCTTATCGCTTCGAGCAGATCACGGCACGCATACGGAAGCTAGAGCATGAAGAGGTGGCCGAATCCACGTTCATCGAAATCCGTGAGCACTATGTAAAGATGTGCGAACTGCTGGAGTATGTGGACAGCTCCATGTCCAGCCTTATACTACTTTCCTGTGtgaataatttgtattttgtttgctatCAGCTTCTGAACGTGTTCAA CAAACTCCGCTGGCCCATCAACTATGTTTACTTTTGGTACTCTCTGCTCTATCTAATTGGACGTACGGCCTTTGTGTTCCTCACGGCAGCGGACATCAATGAGGAGTCGAAGCGTGGTCTGGGCGTACTGCGACGCGTCTCCAGCAAGAGCTGGTGTGTGGAGGTGGAGCGCCTCATATTCCAGATGACCACCCAAACGGTGGCTCTGTCGGGCAAGAAGTTTTACTTCCTCACACGCAGGCTTCTTTTTGGA ATGGCTGGAACCATTGTCACATACGAGCTGGTTTTGCTGCAATTCGATGAACCCAATCGACGCAAGGGTCTGCTGCCCTTGTGCGCCTGA
- the Gr64a gene encoding gustatory receptor for sugar taste 64a isoform X2, with product MEGPALNARKTGPKRRHESLLRTLAQPANTVPKLADKTHLEFNVITSEKLPEYARLDIFHRAVYPFMFLAQCFAVMPLTGIREPNPRRVRFTYKSLPMVVTLTFIAAALMMELAMLKHLLQIGINAKNFGLVFFGCVLLACVVFIRLARRWPPLIRYWTRTELVFTRAPYEMPKRNLYRRVQLAGMMIIGLSLGEHAMYQVSAILSYKRRVNLCSAAANITAVTSFEDYITLNYDYVFQWLPYSPIIASLILLINGACTFVWNYMDLFIMMVSKGLAYRFEQITARIRKLEHEEVAESTFIEIREHYVKMCELLEYVDSSMSSLILLSCVNNLYFVCYQLLNVFNKLRWPINYVYFWYSLLYLIGRTAFVFLTAADINEESKRGLGVLRRVSSKSWCVEVERLIFQMTTQTVALSGKKFYFLTRRLLFGMAGTIVTYELVLLQFDEPNRRKGLLPLCA from the exons ATGGAAGGACCTGCCTTGAATGCGCGCAAAACAGGACCCAAAAGGAGGCATGAGTCATTACTGAGGACTCTGGCACAACCGGCGAACACTGTGCCAAAGCTGGCGGATAAAACGCACCTGGAATTCAATGTGATTACCAGCGAGAAGCTGCCAGAGTATGCCCGGCTGGACATCTTTCATCGTGCTGTATATCCAT TCATGTTCCTGGCCCAGTGCTTTGCTGTGATGCCCTTGACTGGCATCCGGGAGCCCAATCCGCGACGAGTTCGCTTTACCTACAAATCGTTGCCCATGGTCGTTACGCTCACGTTTATTGCAGCCGCTTTGATGATGGAACTGGCCATGCTCAAGCACTTACTGCAGATAGGCATTAATGCCAAGAATTTTG GTCTTGTGTTCTTTGGGTGCGTGTTGCTTGCTTGCGTTGTCTTTATTCGTTTGGCCCGACGTTGGCCTCCGCTGATCCGCTATTGGACACGCACGGAGCTGGTCTTCACCAGGGCGCCCTACGAAATGCCCAAAAGGAACCTATACAGACGCGTGCAGTTGGCTGGCATGATGATCATTGGACTGTCGTTGG GGGAACATGCCATGTACCAGGTTTCTGCAATTCTTAGCTACAAGCGGCGTGTAAATTTGTGCTCTGCGGCGGCCAACATTACAGCTGTGACCAGCTTCGAGGACTATATTACCTTGAACTATGATTATGTGTTTCAATGGCTGCCCTACAGCCCCATCATTGCTTCTTTAATACTG CTTATCAATGGAGCCTGCACTTTTGTGTGGAACTACATGGATCTGTTCATCATGATGGTCAGCAAAGGACTTGCTTATCGCTTCGAGCAGATCACGGCACGCATACGGAAGCTAGAGCATGAAGAGGTGGCCGAATCCACGTTCATCGAAATCCGTGAGCACTATGTAAAGATGTGCGAACTGCTGGAGTATGTGGACAGCTCCATGTCCAGCCTTATACTACTTTCCTGTGtgaataatttgtattttgtttgctatCAGCTTCTGAACGTGTTCAA CAAACTCCGCTGGCCCATCAACTATGTTTACTTTTGGTACTCTCTGCTCTATCTAATTGGACGTACGGCCTTTGTGTTCCTCACGGCAGCGGACATCAATGAGGAGTCGAAGCGTGGTCTGGGCGTACTGCGACGCGTCTCCAGCAAGAGCTGGTGTGTGGAGGTGGAGCGCCTCATATTCCAGATGACCACCCAAACGGTGGCTCTGTCGGGCAAGAAGTTTTACTTCCTCACACGCAGGCTTCTTTTTGGA ATGGCTGGAACCATTGTCACATACGAGCTGGTTTTGCTGCAATTCGATGAACCCAATCGACGCAAGGGTCTGCTGCCCTTGTGCGCCTGA